Proteins from one Bacteroides mediterraneensis genomic window:
- a CDS encoding bile acid:sodium symporter family protein codes for MKNNLIQLSAWIAAHITLIVVLVTAVALFLPASFNWISTSAITPMLGVVMFGMGLTLRPSDFKPVLQRPKDILVGELAQFLIMPSLAWLLCRLLALPEELALGVVLVGCCPGGTASNVICYLAKGDVALSVAMTGVSTLLAPLLTPTLVWLLAGESVNVDIAGMFLSIVQVVILPIVLGFAANHYFNRTTRRIVPLLPMISTLAIAFIIGIIVAHNAASILACSLIVAVAVILHNVLGLALGYGLAALTGSEPSKRSAIAIEVGMQNSGLATSLATTHFALFPLAAVPGAMFSVWHNFSGSIAAQIFRKQAERKQEKG; via the coding sequence ATGAAAAATAACCTCATCCAACTCTCCGCCTGGATTGCGGCGCACATCACCCTCATCGTGGTATTAGTGACCGCCGTGGCACTCTTCCTCCCCGCCTCGTTCAACTGGATAAGCACTTCGGCCATCACGCCGATGCTGGGCGTGGTGATGTTCGGCATGGGACTGACTCTCCGCCCGTCCGACTTCAAGCCTGTGTTGCAACGCCCTAAAGATATTCTCGTGGGCGAACTGGCCCAGTTCCTTATCATGCCTTCCCTGGCGTGGCTGCTCTGCCGACTGCTGGCTTTGCCGGAAGAGCTGGCTCTGGGCGTGGTCCTCGTAGGATGCTGCCCGGGAGGTACGGCCAGCAACGTTATCTGCTACCTGGCCAAAGGCGACGTGGCCCTGAGTGTAGCCATGACCGGGGTCTCCACCCTGCTGGCCCCCCTGCTCACGCCGACCCTCGTGTGGCTGCTGGCCGGGGAATCGGTCAACGTAGACATCGCCGGCATGTTTTTGAGTATCGTGCAGGTGGTGATTCTTCCCATCGTACTGGGATTTGCCGCCAACCATTACTTTAACCGGACCACCCGGCGAATCGTTCCGTTACTGCCCATGATTTCCACGCTGGCCATCGCCTTCATCATCGGCATCATCGTGGCACACAACGCGGCCAGCATCCTCGCGTGCAGCCTGATTGTAGCCGTGGCGGTGATTCTGCACAACGTCCTCGGGTTGGCCTTGGGCTACGGACTGGCGGCACTCACCGGGAGCGAACCGTCCAAACGGTCGGCCATCGCCATCGAGGTAGGCATGCAGAACTCCGGACTGGCCACTTCGCTGGCTACGACTCATTTCGCCCTGTTCCCCCTTGCAGCCGTTCCCGGAGCCATGTTCTCGGTGTGGCACAACTTCTCGGGCAGCATCGCGGCACAGATTTTCCGGAAGCAAGCAGAACGGAAGCAGGAAAAAGGATGA
- a CDS encoding PD-(D/E)XK nuclease family protein, which translates to MKDFEASQLRIILLRLLKPLFLLAIRWGFRTFVPHYHTAMNDKHILSPQNIDELLQLSNRLEKEHLREYMSLLSISDGLAYIRNHSEHKAPYATNVFERYNSDEPTTSWAMAEILKFKDAGTYPLLHSFMEHFLVPVGFNIQWIDHPIITVEKDRIDVCVKDNKYALIFENKVKGANYQPNQIARYIYKLHHLMNKSYGKNNLFIVLMPTSHEDDYIQNIPQSVWRLPSDYKKPKSEQRCVIAHDLCWCDYRSDEWEKQWDAEFCKSCIKTFKKDYEPHTLVLQQELSEWLLKDCLKLVPPKEIILKSFIIQFADFLHLQYGTRENQKLKREMEKYLREKLFDTEKSNLDNWNLINDKLNEIRKLEDEVGLLLESISGDVIDDWYHELLPEWKCYGLKHEKQDNFTLNVRGVLIGCWSGKGMEDYQPYWGFYSEKGFTAKQCHMIEAILEKTNTNNYIKTKNDPCYWNSTCNGAERCNDFYNAAIELGYLEKQSNEK; encoded by the coding sequence TTGAAGGATTTTGAAGCGTCTCAATTACGGATAATTTTACTTCGATTATTGAAGCCACTGTTTTTACTTGCGATTCGCTGGGGTTTTCGTACCTTTGTGCCGCATTATCACACAGCCATGAACGACAAACATATATTATCTCCTCAGAATATTGATGAACTTTTACAACTTTCAAATCGGTTGGAAAAAGAACACCTAAGGGAATATATGTCCCTGCTTTCAATTTCCGACGGACTCGCCTACATTCGGAACCACTCAGAGCACAAAGCCCCGTATGCAACGAATGTCTTTGAAAGATACAATTCAGATGAGCCAACCACCAGTTGGGCAATGGCAGAAATCCTAAAATTTAAAGATGCGGGAACATATCCACTACTCCATTCATTCATGGAGCATTTTCTTGTTCCTGTAGGATTCAATATCCAGTGGATAGACCATCCCATCATTACCGTTGAAAAAGACAGGATTGATGTTTGCGTGAAAGACAACAAATATGCCCTCATCTTTGAAAACAAGGTAAAAGGGGCAAACTATCAACCCAATCAAATAGCCCGGTATATTTATAAGCTTCATCATTTGATGAACAAATCTTATGGGAAAAACAATCTATTCATTGTATTGATGCCCACTTCCCATGAGGATGACTATATTCAAAACATCCCCCAATCCGTATGGCGACTTCCCAGTGATTATAAGAAGCCTAAAAGCGAACAGCGATGTGTGATTGCCCATGATTTATGTTGGTGTGACTATCGTTCTGACGAGTGGGAAAAACAATGGGATGCTGAATTTTGTAAGTCCTGTATCAAGACCTTTAAGAAAGACTATGAACCCCACACCCTTGTGTTGCAGCAGGAACTTTCAGAATGGTTGCTTAAAGACTGTCTAAAATTGGTGCCTCCTAAGGAAATTATACTCAAGTCATTTATTATTCAGTTTGCAGATTTTCTTCATCTACAATATGGCACAAGAGAAAATCAAAAATTAAAACGTGAAATGGAAAAATATTTAAGAGAAAAATTATTCGACACAGAAAAGTCCAATTTGGACAATTGGAATCTCATCAATGACAAACTAAATGAAATCAGGAAGTTAGAAGATGAAGTCGGACTACTTCTTGAATCTATCTCAGGCGATGTGATTGACGACTGGTATCACGAATTACTGCCTGAATGGAAGTGTTATGGATTAAAGCATGAAAAACAGGATAATTTCACTCTGAACGTACGAGGTGTTTTGATTGGGTGCTGGTCAGGCAAAGGAATGGAGGACTATCAACCCTATTGGGGCTTTTACTCAGAGAAAGGATTTACCGCAAAGCAATGCCACATGATAGAGGCAATTCTTGAAAAGACAAACACGAATAACTATATCAAAACGAAAAATGACCCTTGTTATTGGAACTCTACCTGCAATGGTGCCGAACGCTGCAACGATTTCTATAACGCAGCCATTGAATTAGGATATCTAGAAAAACAAAGCAATGAAAAATAA
- a CDS encoding flavodoxin family protein: MKVLLINGSPHREGNTFIALSEVAKALEANGVEAEIVSIGTKAVQGCIACGRCRELGRCVFKDELYQKIREKLETADGIVVGSPVYYAGPNGSLCALLDRLFYSAGDLLAYKPAASVAVCRRGGASATFDRLNKYFTINNMPVVSSQYWNSVHGRLPGEASQDIEGLQTMRTLGRNMAWLLKNLKQGGEPVPPSEPWTPTHFIR, from the coding sequence ATGAAAGTTTTGTTGATTAACGGAAGTCCCCACAGAGAGGGGAACACATTTATCGCCTTGTCGGAAGTGGCAAAGGCGTTGGAAGCGAATGGTGTAGAAGCAGAAATCGTATCCATTGGAACGAAAGCGGTGCAGGGTTGCATTGCCTGTGGCCGCTGTAGGGAACTGGGACGGTGCGTGTTCAAGGATGAGTTGTACCAGAAAATCCGGGAGAAACTGGAGACGGCGGACGGTATTGTCGTCGGGTCGCCGGTGTATTACGCAGGGCCCAACGGCTCGCTCTGTGCCTTGCTCGACCGTCTGTTCTATTCTGCCGGCGATTTGCTGGCCTACAAGCCTGCCGCATCGGTGGCTGTATGCCGTCGCGGGGGAGCCAGTGCGACGTTCGACCGTCTGAACAAGTATTTCACCATCAACAACATGCCGGTGGTATCGTCACAATACTGGAACAGCGTGCATGGCAGGTTGCCCGGCGAAGCGAGTCAGGACATTGAGGGATTGCAGACCATGCGCACGCTGGGACGCAACATGGCGTGGTTGCTGAAGAACCTGAAGCAGGGAGGGGAGCCTGTCCCGCCCAGTGAGCCGTGGACGCCGACCCATTTCATCCGATAG
- a CDS encoding DUF3089 domain-containing protein, with protein sequence MKKISFYTRKDFRLWCLVTLSLCVLLSGCSKAEAEGYIPQAPDYSDPTFWYTEENDKTGQNADVFYIVSTWEKDWETEDGVTVHYADVYNKQHRDDMTKEISGVAAYMGKDNNFYAPFYRHITIEGWATRDEHIINSRFEVAFEDVRNAFETFLKNRPKDRPFVLAGFSQGGKAVVELLKIMPEEAYRRLVAAYVLGYKVTPADTLASAHLKAAQGPDDIGVTICYNSVSDVKYIQPVIASPCAFCINPVNWRTDEVPAVLHDTITVSVAQKEKVLVVKGYSGSEYAPIMGFLNVGDFHSCEPWLYKECLEKNIKNRIEVFKKTRL encoded by the coding sequence ATGAAAAAAATTAGTTTCTACACAAGGAAAGACTTCCGCTTATGGTGTCTGGTGACCCTCTCACTGTGTGTGCTGCTTTCGGGATGCAGCAAGGCCGAAGCGGAGGGCTATATTCCTCAGGCACCCGACTATTCCGACCCGACTTTCTGGTACACTGAAGAGAACGACAAGACCGGCCAGAATGCCGACGTGTTCTATATCGTATCGACCTGGGAAAAGGACTGGGAGACAGAGGATGGGGTGACAGTCCACTATGCTGACGTCTACAACAAGCAACACCGTGACGACATGACGAAAGAGATTTCGGGAGTGGCTGCTTATATGGGGAAGGACAACAATTTCTACGCTCCTTTCTACCGTCATATCACGATTGAAGGTTGGGCCACCCGCGATGAGCATATCATCAACAGCCGTTTTGAAGTGGCCTTCGAGGATGTGCGCAACGCTTTTGAGACCTTTCTGAAGAACCGTCCGAAAGACCGCCCGTTTGTACTGGCCGGATTCAGTCAGGGCGGAAAGGCCGTGGTGGAGCTGCTGAAAATCATGCCCGAGGAAGCATACCGCCGGCTGGTGGCAGCCTACGTGTTGGGATATAAAGTGACGCCTGCCGACACACTGGCTTCTGCGCATCTCAAGGCTGCCCAAGGTCCCGACGACATCGGTGTGACCATCTGTTACAACTCGGTCAGCGATGTGAAGTACATCCAGCCTGTCATCGCTTCGCCGTGTGCCTTCTGCATCAATCCTGTCAACTGGCGTACGGATGAAGTGCCGGCTGTCTTGCACGATACGATTACGGTAAGCGTGGCACAAAAAGAAAAGGTGCTCGTGGTGAAAGGTTACAGCGGCAGTGAGTATGCGCCCATCATGGGCTTCCTCAATGTGGGCGACTTCCATAGCTGTGAGCCGTGGTTGTACAAGGAATGTCTGGAGAAGAATATCAAGAACCGCATCGAGGTGTTCAAGAAAACACGGTTGTGA
- a CDS encoding AraC family transcriptional regulator: MEELIKLDSVDKYNKLFGLETLHPMVAVIDLSKATVWPEHFKINYGVYALFLKDTKCGDITYGRQPYDYKEGTIVCFAPGQVAETEMLKGTKPTAHGVLFHPDFIRGTTLGQEIKKYSFFSYETREALHLSESERETIMDCFRKIEDELEHNIDKHSRRLITANIGLLLDYCMRFYERQFTTREVSNKDVVIRFERLLDEYFDSKAPQVNGLPSVKYFAEKVFLSPNYFGDMISKQTGKTVTEYIQDKLIGHAKELLLSTSKPMSEIAYSLGFQYPQHMSRMFKRIVGITPNEYRMQGV; this comes from the coding sequence ATGGAAGAATTAATTAAACTGGATAGCGTCGACAAGTACAACAAGTTGTTCGGGCTGGAAACATTGCATCCTATGGTTGCAGTCATTGATTTGTCAAAAGCAACCGTATGGCCGGAACATTTCAAAATCAATTATGGAGTGTATGCCCTGTTTCTGAAAGATACAAAATGCGGAGATATTACCTATGGCCGTCAGCCCTACGATTACAAGGAAGGAACCATTGTCTGTTTCGCTCCGGGGCAGGTTGCTGAAACGGAAATGTTGAAAGGAACAAAACCAACGGCACACGGTGTATTGTTCCATCCTGATTTTATTCGTGGAACGACATTGGGACAAGAAATCAAGAAATATTCTTTCTTTTCATACGAGACCCGTGAGGCTCTCCATTTGTCTGAAAGCGAACGCGAGACCATCATGGATTGTTTCCGTAAGATTGAGGATGAACTGGAACATAATATTGACAAGCACAGCCGAAGGTTGATAACAGCCAACATCGGATTATTGCTTGATTATTGTATGCGTTTCTACGAACGTCAATTTACCACCCGTGAGGTCTCCAATAAGGATGTCGTTATCCGGTTTGAACGTCTGCTCGATGAATATTTCGACAGCAAAGCTCCACAAGTGAACGGCCTGCCAAGTGTGAAATACTTTGCAGAAAAGGTTTTTCTCTCACCCAACTATTTCGGTGACATGATCAGCAAACAGACCGGAAAGACTGTCACGGAATATATTCAGGACAAACTGATAGGCCATGCAAAGGAGTTATTGCTTTCTACCTCTAAACCGATGAGCGAGATAGCATATAGTCTCGGATTCCAATATCCGCAACACATGAGCCGCATGTTCAAACGTATAGTAGGAATCACTCCGAATGAATACAGGATGCAGGGAGTTTAA
- a CDS encoding AraC family transcriptional regulator translates to MFGCSPDYFNDLPKHETGKNAEDYINLKRIARAENLLKQGIMRVGEVAAELGFSTDAAFLVLFKKLRGEMPESFERPQLDINQP, encoded by the coding sequence ATGTTCGGTTGTTCACCAGATTATTTCAATGACCTGCCGAAACATGAAACCGGGAAAAATGCGGAAGACTATATCAATCTCAAGCGAATCGCCAGGGCTGAAAACCTGTTGAAGCAAGGAATCATGCGAGTCGGGGAGGTCGCTGCGGAGTTGGGATTCTCTACCGATGCGGCATTTCTTGTCTTGTTCAAGAAACTCAGGGGCGAAATGCCTGAAAGTTTCGAGAGACCGCAGCTCGATATTAATCAACCCTAA
- a CDS encoding DUF3737 family protein: MNIIRNTEFGGERPLFESHDLRLENVIIRAGESAIKECSNIEAFECRFEGNYPFWHVHGFKIERCYFDVGGRSALWYSDHLEMKDTVIDAPKMFREMSEIDIENVTMNDADEVFWRCNGIRVRNLKLHGGTYPFMFSNDIYVDGLESDSKYVFQYVKNVEIHNAKITTKDAFWEVENVTIYDSELHGEYLGWHSRNLRLVNCHITGEQPLCYAHDLVLENCTFGPDCDRAFEYSTLNADIRGAITNIKNPTSGRIVADEYGSITIDENIKAPADCEIRLRDERTCFTD; encoded by the coding sequence ATGAACATTATCAGAAATACAGAGTTCGGGGGTGAACGCCCTTTGTTTGAATCACATGACCTTCGTCTGGAAAACGTAATTATCCGCGCCGGGGAATCGGCCATCAAGGAGTGCAGTAACATTGAAGCTTTTGAATGTAGGTTTGAAGGCAACTATCCATTCTGGCACGTCCATGGTTTCAAAATCGAGCGTTGCTATTTCGATGTGGGAGGACGGTCGGCGTTATGGTATTCCGACCATCTGGAAATGAAGGATACTGTGATTGATGCCCCCAAAATGTTCCGCGAGATGAGTGAGATTGACATTGAAAACGTCACGATGAACGATGCCGATGAGGTGTTCTGGCGTTGCAACGGTATCCGTGTCAGGAACCTTAAATTGCATGGAGGAACCTATCCTTTCATGTTCAGCAATGATATTTATGTGGACGGACTGGAAAGCGACAGCAAGTATGTTTTCCAGTATGTGAAGAATGTGGAAATTCACAATGCCAAAATTACCACCAAGGATGCCTTCTGGGAGGTAGAGAATGTGACCATCTACGATTCAGAGCTTCACGGAGAATACCTTGGCTGGCACTCCAGAAACCTCCGTCTGGTGAACTGTCACATCACAGGCGAACAGCCGCTTTGCTATGCACACGACCTTGTACTGGAAAACTGTACGTTTGGGCCGGACTGTGACCGGGCTTTTGAGTATAGCACGTTGAATGCCGATATCCGCGGTGCCATAACCAACATCAAGAACCCGACATCGGGACGTATCGTAGCCGACGAGTACGGCTCGATAACCATTGATGAGAATATCAAGGCTCCCGCCGACTGTGAAATCCGGCTGAGAGATGAACGCACTTGCTTTACCGACTAA
- a CDS encoding MalY/PatB family protein, producing MKYDFDEIIPRRGTNSYKWDSLPASKDILPLWVADMDFRTAPAITEALARRVAHGIFGYVRVPDEYYTAVICWFERRHHWTFRKEWMLYTSGVVPAVSAVIKALTEPGDGVVVQTPVYNCFFSSIRNNGCRIVANPLIYEDGTYHIDFDDLERKVKDPGVKLLLLCNPHNPAGRVWTREELRRIGEVCLRNNVTVLSDEIHCELVFPGYTYTPYASLGEEHLWNSVTCVSPSKSFNIAGLQIASIIARDEAIRQRIDRAININEVCDVNPFGVEATIAAYNEGEDWLMQLLDYLKGNYDFLRDFFHTYLPEIPVTRLEGTYLVWTDCRMFNLPSDTLQTRLLEETGLWLNSGTMYGTEGEGFLRWNIACPRAVLQDALSRFKSFVDALKTEG from the coding sequence ATGAAATACGACTTTGATGAAATTATTCCTCGCCGGGGAACCAACTCTTATAAGTGGGACAGTCTGCCGGCAAGTAAGGATATACTTCCTCTTTGGGTAGCCGATATGGATTTCCGTACGGCCCCTGCAATTACCGAAGCGCTGGCCAGACGTGTAGCGCACGGCATATTCGGGTATGTGCGTGTGCCCGATGAATACTATACGGCGGTAATCTGCTGGTTTGAAAGGCGTCATCACTGGACCTTCCGTAAAGAATGGATGCTATACACTTCTGGAGTAGTGCCGGCTGTATCTGCTGTCATCAAGGCTCTGACAGAACCGGGTGACGGGGTGGTTGTGCAGACTCCCGTGTACAACTGTTTCTTCTCGTCCATCCGTAACAACGGGTGCCGCATTGTCGCCAATCCTTTGATATACGAGGACGGTACATATCATATCGACTTTGATGACCTGGAACGCAAGGTGAAAGATCCGGGCGTGAAACTGTTGCTTTTGTGTAACCCGCATAATCCGGCAGGACGTGTATGGACCCGTGAGGAGTTGCGCCGGATAGGAGAGGTTTGCCTGCGGAATAATGTGACCGTTCTATCGGACGAGATACATTGCGAGCTTGTTTTTCCCGGATATACCTATACGCCGTATGCATCTCTCGGCGAGGAGCATCTGTGGAATTCGGTCACCTGCGTGTCGCCCAGCAAATCCTTCAATATTGCAGGATTGCAGATAGCCAGTATCATCGCCCGCGATGAGGCCATCCGTCAGCGGATAGACCGCGCCATCAACATCAACGAGGTGTGCGATGTCAATCCTTTCGGAGTCGAGGCTACCATCGCCGCTTATAATGAAGGAGAGGACTGGCTTATGCAACTGTTGGACTATCTGAAGGGCAACTATGACTTTCTACGAGATTTCTTCCATACGTATCTGCCGGAGATACCGGTGACGAGGCTGGAAGGAACCTATCTGGTATGGACAGATTGCAGGATGTTCAATCTGCCATCCGATACATTGCAGACCCGGCTGTTGGAAGAAACCGGACTCTGGCTCAACAGCGGTACCATGTACGGAACCGAAGGAGAAGGATTCTTGCGCTGGAACATCGCCTGTCCGCGTGCGGTATTGCAGGATGCCCTGTCGCGCTTCAAGAGCTTTGTCGATGCCTTGAAAACGGAAGGTTAA